GTGACGTTTGCACTGGCGTTCTTCCTCTACGAAGTCATCAGACGGATGACATGGGTGCGTCCGTTGTTTGGTCTGAAGATGCGTAGGCCCAGTGCGGCGACCCCGCTGCCATCGTCGCGGGTCAAGGTGTCGCCAACAACGGCGGCATCACCTCCACCAGCCAGTCGATGAAGACCCGCAGTCGATGGGTCACGTGTCGGTTGTTGGGGTACACCGCATGGAACGGATACGGCGCTGGCCGCCAAGGCTGCAGCACCTCCACCAGTGCCTTGCTGCGCAGCGCCGGGCCTGCCGCGTAGCTGAAGGTCTGCACCAGTCCCATGCCGGCAACGGCTGCCGCCAGATGCGCGTTGCTTTCATTGATGCCGAGGCGGTGCTCTGCCTTGATCTCGAACGGGCCCTGCTCGCCCCGGAAGCGGAACGGCACCGCGCGCCCGTTCGAGGGCAGCAGATAGCTCACCAGCCGGTGCCCGTTACGCAGCTCATCCGGATAGGCCGGTACCCCATGTGCCTTGAGGTAGCTTGGGCTGGCGCAGGTGATCAGGTGCGCATTGCCGAGGTGGCGGGCCACCAGTGACGAGTCGTCCAGCGCGCCGCCGCGGATTACGCAGTCCACGTTCTCGCTGATCAGGTTGACCGTGCGATCAGAGACGCCCAACTCGATACGGATGTCCGGGTAACGCGCCATGAAGTCGGGCAGTGCCGGGATCAGCAGGTCGCGTGCGGTGGAACCGCCAATGTCCACGCGCAGTAACCCGCGCGGCGCGCCACGGGCGGCACTGAAGGAGGCGTCGACGTCCTCCAGGTCGCGCAGCAGGCGACCCGCCTTCTCGTAGTACGCCTGGCCTTCGGCGGTAACAGACACCCGCCGGGTGGTCCGCTGCAGCAGGCGCACGCCAAGGTGGCCTTCAAGCTCGCGCACGAGCTTGCTCAGGGTGGTCACCGGCATATCCAGCGAGTCTGCGGCCCGGGTGAAGCTGCCGGCTTCGACGACACGCGCGAAGGCGCGGATGGCGATGAGTTGGTTCATGGCATTGGATTATGCACCTGCGTGCATAGTCAATGTAATTCGGCAGTATTTATCGGACTATCGCCCGCGCCCATGATTCCTCCACCCCGCTGCCACCTTCCGGCAGCCCCAACGGAGAACATCATGAGCACTACCCTCAATGGCAAGGTCGCACTGGTCACCGGCGGCACCACCGGCATTGGCCTGGCTACCGCCCGGCACCTGGCTGCGCTGGGCGCCAAGGTCTTCATCACCGGCCGCCGCCAAGCTGAGCTGGATGCGGCAGTCGCCGCGATCGGTCCCGCGGCAACCGGCATCCGCGCCGATGCATCACGGCCCACCGACCTCGATGCGGTCTATGCGCAGATCGCCAGGCAGGCCGGCAAGCTGCACATCCTGTTCGCCAACGCCGGTGGTGGCGACATGCTGCCGCTGGGCGCCATCACTGAAGAACACTTCGACCGCATCTTTGCCACCAACGTACGCGGCGTGCTGTTCACTGTGCAGAAGGCGCTGCCGCTGCTGGTAGACGGCGCTTCGGTCATCCTCACCGGGTCCACGGTGTCCATCCAGGGCACCGCCAACTTCAGCGTGTACAGCGCAAGCAAGGCCGCCGTGCGTAACTTCGCCCGCTCCTGGGCACTGGACCTGAAGGACCGCCATATCCGGGTCAACGTGGTCAGCCCCGGCCCGATCCGCACGCCGGGGCTGGGTGATCTGGTGCCGGACGAAGCGCGGCAGGGATTGTTCGATCACCTGGCGGCGCAGGTGCCACTGGGTCGGCTGGGCGAGGCGCAGGAAGTGGCCAATGCCGTTGCCTTCCTGGCATCGGATGAAGCGAGCTTCGTCAACGGCATCGAGTTCTTCGTGGATGGCGGCATGGCGCAGGTCTGAGCCTCCGGCCGTGCTAGCCTGCGCGGCTGCGCCCAACCACTCGCTTGCCCATGCCCTCGTCCCAAGCCCGCCTCGCCACCCGGGACACCGGATCCGCCTTCCGCACCCTCTGGCCGCTGTTGGCGGTCATGGTCTTCTTCCTCGGCAGCGGGTTCCTGGCCGGCAAGAACATCCAGACCATCCGGAAGGGCAGCGCCCTGGTTATCCGCTCCCAGGAGACGATGAACGCCATGGGCGACGTCCTCTCCGCGGTGCAGGACGCCGAAACCGGCCAGCGTGGTTACCTGTTGACCGGTGACGAGAGTTATCTCGAGCCCTACCGGACCGCGCTGGCCGTTGCCAGCACCCGGCTGGAGGCGATGGAAAGCGCGCTCTCAGACGATCCCGCGCAGCGTGACCGGCTCAAACTGCTGGCGCGCCGCGTCCAGGACAAGATGGACGAGCTGCGTGAAACCATCGACCTGCGCCGCAGCCAGGGGTTCGAGGCGGCGTTGGCCGTGGTCAACTCCAACAGCGGCAAGGCGGCCATGGATGACATCCGTGCGCGGCTGGCCTCCATGCGCGCGATCGAACTCGACAAGCGGGCTGAGCGCCTGGCGGAAATGGAGTCCGCCTACAACACGGCGCTGAGCTCGGGCACGGCCAGCGCGGTGCTGGGAACGGTACTGACCATCTTCATCGCCTTCCTGCTGCGCCGACACACCCGCGCCCGCGAACGCGACGCCTGGCTGCAGCGCGGCCGGCTGGAGCTGGCCACCGCGACCGGTGGCGACCTGGACAGCGGTACGCTGGCGCGCACCAGCCTGGGCTTCCTCGCCCGGTTCACCGGCGCCGAGGCCGGCATGCTGTTCGTGCCGGAGGGCACCGGCTTCAGGCAGATCGGTGCGGTCGGCACCGCCTCGCCGGCCAATGCGCCCGAAGGCGGCGAGCTGCGCGGCACCGGCAGCCTGCTCGGCCGCGCCGTGGACGAAAAGCGCGTGATCGTGGTTTCGGACGTGCCGCCGGGCTACTTCACGGTGGGTTCGGGCCTTGGCCAGGCCCAGCCGCGCCATCTGGTGATCGCCCCCAGCCTCCACGAAGGCGAAGTGAGCGGCGTCATCGAGCTGGGCTTCTTCGGTGCGGTGCCGGCCGAGGTGGTCGAACTGCTTGAGCGCGCCTCCGGAGACATGGCCGTTGCCCTGCGCTCCGCCGCGTACCGCGCCAGGCTCTCCGAGCTGCTGGCGAAGACCCAGCGGCAGTCCGAAACGCTGCAGGTGCAGAGCGAGGAACTGCGCGTTTCGAACGAAGAACTTGAAGAACAGAGCCGCGCGCTGCGTGCGTCCCAGCACGAGCTGGAAGAACAGCAGGCCGAGCTGGAGCAGACCAACAACCAGCTGTTCGACCAGTCGCAGCAGCTGGAAGACGAGCGCGACAAACTGGCCCGCGCCAATGCGGCGATCGTGGCCGAATCCAACAACGTACAGCGCGCCAGCCAGTACAAGTCCGAGTTCCTGGCCAACATGTCGCACGAGCTGCGCACGCCGCTGAACTCCGCGCTGATTCTGTCCAAGCTGTTGGGCGACAACCGCGAAGGCAACCTCAGCGCGGAACAGGTGAAGTTCGCGCGCACCATCCACGCCTCCGGTACCGACCTGCTCAACCTGATCAACGAGATCCTGGACCTGTCCAAGATCGAGGCAGGCCACATCGAAGTGCACGCCGAGCGCTTCGGGGTGGAGAAGCTGCTGACTGACATCTCGGCCCTGCTGGGTCCGGTTGCCAACGAGAAGGGACTGACGTTCGATGTCTCGGCGACAGCTGACTGCCCGGCAGTCATCGAGTCGGATCGCCAGCGCATCGAACAGATCCTCAAGAACCTGCTCTCGAACGCGTTGAAGTTCACCGACGTCGGCGGAGTCAGCGTGGTCGCCTCTGCAACGCATGATGGCAAGGTGGCGTTCGCGGTGACTGACAGCGGCATCGGCATTGAACCCGAACAGCAGTCGCGCATCTTCGAAGCCTTCCAGCAGGCCGACGGCTCCATCAGTCGGCGCTACGGCGGTACCGGCCTTGGACTGTCGATCTCGCAGGAACTTGCGCGACTGCTTGGCGGCGACATCAGCGTGCAAAGCGAACCCGGCAAAGGCAGCTGCTTCCGCCTTGTGGTGGCGGCCCGGTTGGCCAGTACGGAGCGCCCGGCGGCATCTGCAGCGGTATCCGTGCCTGCCGCAATGGCCCCCGTCCGCCCGGCCAAGGCGCAGGATACGCGTAGCCCGGCGCCCAGCAGCAACGGTCGTGGCCTGATCCTGATCATCGAAGATGACATCGCCTTCGGCGAGATCGTGAGCGACCTGGCACAGGAAATGGGCTTCCGGGCGCAGGTGGCACGCACCGCGAGCGAGGCGCTCGCGGCAGCCCGCAGCGAGCTTCCGCACGCCATCGTGCTGGACATCGGCCTGCCCGACCAGTCCGGTCTCTCGGTGCTCGACGTGCTCAAGCACGACATGCGGACCCGCCACATTCCCATCCACGTCGTCTCTGCAATGGACCATTCGCACAAGGCGTTGTCGCTGGGTGCGGTGGGGTACCTGGGCAAGCCGGCCACCCGCGAAGAGCTCGCCGGCGTGCTCGACTCGCTGGAGCGCCGTCTGTCGCAGCGCCCGCGTCGGGTGCTGGTGGTGGAGGATGACGCCGTGCAGCTGGATGCCGTGCGCGAACTGCTGGCGGTAGCGGATGTCGAAACCATCGGCGCGC
This portion of the Stenotrophomonas aracearum genome encodes:
- a CDS encoding response regulator, with protein sequence MPSSQARLATRDTGSAFRTLWPLLAVMVFFLGSGFLAGKNIQTIRKGSALVIRSQETMNAMGDVLSAVQDAETGQRGYLLTGDESYLEPYRTALAVASTRLEAMESALSDDPAQRDRLKLLARRVQDKMDELRETIDLRRSQGFEAALAVVNSNSGKAAMDDIRARLASMRAIELDKRAERLAEMESAYNTALSSGTASAVLGTVLTIFIAFLLRRHTRARERDAWLQRGRLELATATGGDLDSGTLARTSLGFLARFTGAEAGMLFVPEGTGFRQIGAVGTASPANAPEGGELRGTGSLLGRAVDEKRVIVVSDVPPGYFTVGSGLGQAQPRHLVIAPSLHEGEVSGVIELGFFGAVPAEVVELLERASGDMAVALRSAAYRARLSELLAKTQRQSETLQVQSEELRVSNEELEEQSRALRASQHELEEQQAELEQTNNQLFDQSQQLEDERDKLARANAAIVAESNNVQRASQYKSEFLANMSHELRTPLNSALILSKLLGDNREGNLSAEQVKFARTIHASGTDLLNLINEILDLSKIEAGHIEVHAERFGVEKLLTDISALLGPVANEKGLTFDVSATADCPAVIESDRQRIEQILKNLLSNALKFTDVGGVSVVASATHDGKVAFAVTDSGIGIEPEQQSRIFEAFQQADGSISRRYGGTGLGLSISQELARLLGGDISVQSEPGKGSCFRLVVAARLASTERPAASAAVSVPAAMAPVRPAKAQDTRSPAPSSNGRGLILIIEDDIAFGEIVSDLAQEMGFRAQVARTASEALAAARSELPHAIVLDIGLPDQSGLSVLDVLKHDMRTRHIPIHVVSAMDHSHKALSLGAVGYLGKPATREELAGVLDSLERRLSQRPRRVLVVEDDAVQLDAVRELLAVADVETIGARSASECLQALEQHSFDCMVLDLTLPDASGFELLELLAEKSVHALPPVIVYTGRVLSQAEEMRLGRYSSSIIIKGARSPERLLDEVTLFLHKVVSDLPESQQGMIRTAQHRDTALEGRRVLIVEDDVRNIYALMNVLEPHGCKVTIARNGQEAIDTLNNAVEGPAPIELVLMDIMMPVKDGLTATREIRQDGRFSKLPIIALTAKAMPDDQQQCIQAGASDYEAKPLDVDKLVSLIRVWLMA
- a CDS encoding LysR family transcriptional regulator encodes the protein MNQLIAIRAFARVVEAGSFTRAADSLDMPVTTLSKLVRELEGHLGVRLLQRTTRRVSVTAEGQAYYEKAGRLLRDLEDVDASFSAARGAPRGLLRVDIGGSTARDLLIPALPDFMARYPDIRIELGVSDRTVNLISENVDCVIRGGALDDSSLVARHLGNAHLITCASPSYLKAHGVPAYPDELRNGHRLVSYLLPSNGRAVPFRFRGEQGPFEIKAEHRLGINESNAHLAAAVAGMGLVQTFSYAAGPALRSKALVEVLQPWRPAPYPFHAVYPNNRHVTHRLRVFIDWLVEVMPPLLATP
- a CDS encoding SDR family NAD(P)-dependent oxidoreductase, which codes for MSTTLNGKVALVTGGTTGIGLATARHLAALGAKVFITGRRQAELDAAVAAIGPAATGIRADASRPTDLDAVYAQIARQAGKLHILFANAGGGDMLPLGAITEEHFDRIFATNVRGVLFTVQKALPLLVDGASVILTGSTVSIQGTANFSVYSASKAAVRNFARSWALDLKDRHIRVNVVSPGPIRTPGLGDLVPDEARQGLFDHLAAQVPLGRLGEAQEVANAVAFLASDEASFVNGIEFFVDGGMAQV